A window from Neobacillus sp. PS3-40 encodes these proteins:
- a CDS encoding LysE family transporter, with protein MSISILLSYMFLGLTFAAPMGPVNSVKLDKGIKNGFWHAWTVGTGARLADIFFMSFVYFGLLQILNIPVIKIFLWLFGSFVLLYTGIESILKANLISLQQSRKKESIVKCFITGYFMSITSPLTLLFWLGIYGSVLAETAATNGNHFLILYSSMILLGLAFWDIFFAFLTIQFRKYLNYNLLIVISLISGFSLIGFGVYFGYLGVKALFS; from the coding sequence ATGAGTATAAGTATCCTATTAAGTTATATGTTTTTGGGATTAACTTTTGCAGCTCCAATGGGGCCAGTAAATTCTGTAAAATTAGATAAGGGAATTAAAAATGGGTTTTGGCATGCATGGACTGTTGGTACTGGGGCTAGACTTGCAGATATTTTTTTCATGTCATTTGTATACTTTGGATTACTTCAAATTCTCAATATACCCGTTATAAAAATATTCCTTTGGCTTTTTGGTTCCTTTGTTCTTCTATACACTGGTATTGAAAGTATTTTAAAGGCAAATCTTATTTCTCTACAACAAAGCAGAAAAAAAGAATCAATTGTAAAGTGTTTTATTACCGGTTATTTTATGTCAATTACAAGCCCTTTAACTTTATTATTTTGGCTAGGCATTTATGGATCTGTTCTAGCAGAAACAGCTGCAACAAACGGAAATCATTTTTTGATATTATATAGCAGTATGATCTTACTTGGATTAGCCTTTTGGGATATCTTTTTTGCTTTCTTAACGATCCAATTTCGGAAATATTTAAATTACAACCTTCTTATCGTCATTTCTCTAATTTCGGGATTTTCTCTGATTGGATTTGGAGTTTATTTTGGATATTTAGGAGTAAAGGCCCTATTCAGTTAA
- a CDS encoding ferritin-like domain-containing protein: MNSYISGENDNTNEDSNNDFNRNLKQAIILIEEAVQGEREDQLFYEYLITQAPTQEEKDIIASIRDDEVKHNKLFRQLYKELTGKEVKSKNGEEFAQPGSYLDGIKQALFGELKAVEKYRTIYQGLNRQHHRDVLFEIITDEIKHASKYNFLYTLNRTEPTTTSREHKQNVATTDSSIPDQWLQYLQPLVTNALKEVNEGINLTHLFQEYILAGVLVGNKYSVQQAIEQVEKWEKSGESKLLQQSKKMK, encoded by the coding sequence ATGAACAGCTATATAAGTGGAGAAAATGATAATACCAACGAAGATAGTAACAATGATTTTAATCGAAATTTAAAGCAAGCAATAATCTTGATCGAAGAAGCGGTACAAGGGGAAAGAGAAGATCAACTTTTTTATGAGTATCTGATTACACAAGCACCTACACAAGAAGAAAAAGACATTATTGCATCCATACGTGATGATGAAGTTAAACATAACAAACTGTTTAGGCAATTATATAAAGAACTTACTGGAAAAGAGGTTAAGAGTAAAAACGGAGAAGAGTTTGCTCAACCAGGCTCCTACTTAGATGGAATAAAACAAGCATTGTTTGGTGAACTGAAAGCAGTCGAAAAATATCGTACTATTTATCAGGGGTTAAACAGGCAACATCACCGGGATGTATTATTTGAAATTATAACAGATGAAATAAAGCATGCCTCAAAATACAACTTTTTATATACATTAAACCGAACAGAGCCCACTACTACTAGTCGTGAACATAAGCAAAATGTAGCAACGACAGATAGCTCTATCCCTGATCAATGGCTACAATATTTACAACCATTAGTAACAAATGCTTTGAAGGAAGTTAATGAAGGAATAAATTTAACTCATTTATTTCAGGAGTATATTCTTGCAGGAGTTCTTGTAGGGAATAAATATTCCGTTCAGCAGGCAATTGAACAAGTTGAAAAATGGGAAAAGAGTGGAGAATCGAAGTTATTACAACAGAGCAAAAAAATGAAATAA
- a CDS encoding flotillin family protein: protein MSLSYLFPVIGILLLIALVFIVLHWYVPVRADEAMIVTGATKEGMKIVKGGGALVIPIIQQKQFLSLRVHTLDIKTPEVYTEQGVPVMVNGVAQIKIKGDTESIMTAAEQFLGKTDDELRMIATETMEGHLRAILGTMTVEEIYKNRDKFATEVQSQAATDLNKMGLQIVSFTIKDVRDNNGYLDALGRPQIASVVKDAEIAEANFMRDQQIAKAQAREEGQKADYVADTNIAEANKEMEVKKAAFKLQQDVKQAEADQAYKLQTAKSLQQVKAEEMQIMIVEREKKIELEQKEITRREKELEATVKKQADANRYAQEQQAEGNQYQIVAQAKADAEKVRLAGLAKADAERAEGNAQAEVIRSKGLAEADAKDKIAEAMKKYGEAAIAEMMIRQFPAIAAAIAQPLSQTDKLVVIDNGSNKGGGAGKVTGYVTDLMAQLPETVEALTGVNLVKMLENFAEKGEKKE from the coding sequence TTGCACTGGTATGTTCCTGTACGGGCAGATGAAGCTATGATTGTTACTGGGGCTACAAAAGAAGGAATGAAAATCGTAAAAGGTGGAGGAGCTTTGGTTATTCCGATTATCCAACAAAAACAGTTCCTTTCACTAAGAGTGCATACGCTTGATATTAAAACCCCGGAAGTGTATACGGAACAAGGTGTACCAGTTATGGTCAATGGTGTAGCTCAGATCAAAATCAAAGGGGATACTGAGTCAATCATGACAGCTGCTGAACAATTTCTAGGGAAAACAGATGATGAACTACGAATGATAGCAACAGAAACCATGGAGGGTCACCTTCGTGCTATTCTTGGAACGATGACAGTGGAAGAAATCTATAAAAACCGTGATAAGTTTGCCACTGAAGTTCAAAGTCAAGCTGCCACAGATTTAAATAAAATGGGTTTACAAATTGTTTCATTTACGATTAAGGATGTACGAGACAATAACGGATATTTAGACGCTCTTGGTCGACCTCAAATTGCTTCAGTTGTTAAAGACGCAGAGATTGCAGAAGCAAATTTCATGCGTGATCAACAAATTGCCAAAGCACAAGCGCGCGAGGAAGGACAAAAAGCAGATTATGTAGCGGATACCAATATTGCCGAAGCCAATAAAGAAATGGAAGTAAAAAAAGCTGCATTTAAACTGCAACAAGATGTTAAGCAGGCAGAAGCAGATCAAGCGTATAAACTTCAAACGGCAAAATCCTTACAGCAAGTAAAAGCAGAAGAAATGCAGATAATGATCGTTGAACGAGAAAAGAAAATTGAGCTTGAGCAAAAAGAAATCACGAGACGTGAAAAAGAACTAGAAGCAACGGTCAAAAAGCAAGCAGATGCCAATCGTTATGCTCAAGAACAACAAGCTGAAGGAAATCAATATCAAATTGTAGCTCAAGCAAAAGCAGATGCAGAAAAAGTACGCTTAGCGGGTCTTGCAAAAGCGGATGCAGAAAGAGCAGAAGGAAATGCACAAGCTGAAGTTATTCGTTCAAAAGGACTTGCAGAAGCAGATGCGAAAGACAAAATCGCAGAAGCCATGAAAAAATACGGAGAAGCAGCGATTGCAGAAATGATGATCAGGCAATTCCCTGCAATTGCTGCAGCAATTGCTCAACCATTATCTCAAACTGATAAACTCGTAGTGATTGATAATGGATCAAACAAGGGCGGTGGTGCAGGAAAAGTTACAGGGTATGTGACAGATCTGATGGCCCAATTACCCGAAACAGTAGAGGCATTAACGGGGGTAAATCTAGTTAAAATGCTCGAAAACTTTGCTGAGAAAGGGGAAAAAAAGGAATAA